One genomic region from Tachysurus fulvidraco isolate hzauxx_2018 chromosome 14, HZAU_PFXX_2.0, whole genome shotgun sequence encodes:
- the si:dkeyp-82a1.6 gene encoding torsin-1A-interacting protein 2 isoform X1, which yields MDRVDLKRDGTNSRRSTRQLRSKGVFPVDLRPRGALKRRRDINSTEESNTEEGSPDKIAKVQVEKDAGDRHQNGDQTNTVEMDVEESEDQNQDMSSEDESGNEAVMKTKPPIQEERVIKTLRVENLETEEMRVFLLRQRKTNQKSQATDPSKLTACGDTVRGSQNLSREPSRTGSSSVTLEPIENKDILTVRSSIRDYRNKMEEKARGDSEVDFKSRERYPYRKGHTTPSLKTNNIPAGKQPLRHTKTEVRKKVMTKTGIASSSRADAWGIFRWLQWAVFLIASLALGLMGYQHFPTSSRITEHQNRLLYSANFETHLAELKALFSSQRPELWKRAEIHLKNHLKLINPTEPVSLILTSGHDAEKTLGCLAQHLAAAFSSIFNSSVLSIDATSKSAQDSDQVKMDIDKTLKEAFEGGTQAAVIHRFEELPPGSTLIFYRYCDHENSAFKKVFLVFTVMLPVAELDFKLCLSAVEEQVQEYLKGRFVSSDKTVEFNQMDVDKLSGLWSRISHLILPVAAEQKIEQNGC from the exons ATGGACCGCGTCGATTTGAAAAGAGACGGAACTAATTCAAGAAGAAGCACCAGACAATTGCGGAGTAAAG GAGTTTTTCCCGTTGATCTGAGACCGAGAGGAGCtctgaagaggaggagagacatCAACAGCACTGAGGAGTCGAACACAGAAGAAG GATCTCCTGATAAGATCGCAAAGGTTCAGGTGGAGAAAGATGCAGGAGACAGACATCAGAATGGGGACCAAACTAATACGGTGGAAATGGATGTGGAAGAATCTGAAGATCAGAACCAAGACATGAGTTCAGAGGATGAAAGTGGAAATGAGGCAGTCATGAAGA CAAAACCTCCCATCCAGGAAGAAAGAGTCATCAAAACACTGCGTGTGGAGAATCTGGAAACAGAGGAGATGAGGGTATTTCTTTTGcggcaaagaaaaacaaatcaaaagtcACAGGCAACAGACCCTTCCAAACTGACAGCGTGTGGAGACACAGTTCGTGGTTCTCAGAATTTATCAAGAG AACCGTCCAGAACAGGCTCTTCTTCTGTCACACTCGAACCCATAGAGAACAAAGATATTTTGACTGTAAGGAGCAGCATAAGAGACTATCGAAACAAAATGGAGGAGAAAGCCAGAG GTGATTCTGAAGTGGATTTTAAGAGCAGGGAAAGGTATCCATACAGGAAAGGTCACACAACACCCTCCCTCAAGACAAACAACATTCCTGCAGGAAAACAGCCCCTACGCCATACAAAGACAG AAGTAAGGAAAAAAGTTATGACAAAGACAGGTATAGCTTCGTCCTCAAGAG CAGATGCATGGGGTATATTCAGGTGGCTTCAGTGGGCTGTGTTCCTGATAGCCTCACTTGCCTTGGGTTTAATGGGTTATCAACATTTTCCAACCTCATCAAGAATAACTGAACATCAAAACAGATTGTTGTACAGTGCAAATTTTGAAACCCACTTAGCTGAACTAAAGGCGCTATTCTCTAGTCAGCGACCGGAACTCTGGAAAAGGGCTGAGATCCATCTTAAGAACCACCTTAAACTGATTAATCCAACTGAACCAGTAAGTCTCATCCTAACTTCTGGTCATGATGCTGAGAAGACTCTGGGCTGTCTGGCACAACATTTAGCTGCAGCCTTTTCCAGCATCTTCAACTCCTCAGTCCTGAGTATTGACGCAACCAGCAAAAGTGCACAAGACAGCGACCAGGTTAAGATGGACATTGATAAAACACTGAAAGAGGCCTTTGAGGGCGGTACCCAGGCAGCAGTTATTCACCGTTTTGAAGAGCTTCCTCCTGGATCTACACTTATCTTCTACCGCTATTGTGATCATGAGAATTCTGCCTTTAAGAAAGTCTTTTTGGTTTTCACTGTCATGCTCCCTGTTGCTGAACTAGACTTCAAGCTCTGTCTGAGTGCAGTGGAAGAGCAAGTTCAGGAGTACTTAAAAGGGAGGTTTGTCTCCTCTGACAAAACTGTTGAGTTTAACCAGATGGATGTAGACAAGCTAAGTGGGCTCTGGAGCAGAATCTCTCATCTCATCCTACCTGTAGCTGCAGAGCAGAAGATCGAACAGAATGGCTGTTGA
- the si:dkeyp-82a1.6 gene encoding torsin-1A-interacting protein 2 isoform X2, with translation MDRVDLKRDGTNSRRSTRQLRSKGVFPVDLRPRGALKRRRDINSTEESNTEEGSPDKIAKVQVEKDAGDRHQNGDQTNTVEMDVEESEDQNQDMSSEDESGNEAVMKTKPPIQEERVIKTLRVENLETEEMRVFLLRQRKTNQKSQATDPSKLTACGDTVRGSQNLSREPSRTGSSSVTLEPIENKDILTVRSSIRDYRNKMEEKARGDSEVDFKSRERYPYRKGHTTPSLKTNNIPAGKQPLRHTKTADAWGIFRWLQWAVFLIASLALGLMGYQHFPTSSRITEHQNRLLYSANFETHLAELKALFSSQRPELWKRAEIHLKNHLKLINPTEPVSLILTSGHDAEKTLGCLAQHLAAAFSSIFNSSVLSIDATSKSAQDSDQVKMDIDKTLKEAFEGGTQAAVIHRFEELPPGSTLIFYRYCDHENSAFKKVFLVFTVMLPVAELDFKLCLSAVEEQVQEYLKGRFVSSDKTVEFNQMDVDKLSGLWSRISHLILPVAAEQKIEQNGC, from the exons ATGGACCGCGTCGATTTGAAAAGAGACGGAACTAATTCAAGAAGAAGCACCAGACAATTGCGGAGTAAAG GAGTTTTTCCCGTTGATCTGAGACCGAGAGGAGCtctgaagaggaggagagacatCAACAGCACTGAGGAGTCGAACACAGAAGAAG GATCTCCTGATAAGATCGCAAAGGTTCAGGTGGAGAAAGATGCAGGAGACAGACATCAGAATGGGGACCAAACTAATACGGTGGAAATGGATGTGGAAGAATCTGAAGATCAGAACCAAGACATGAGTTCAGAGGATGAAAGTGGAAATGAGGCAGTCATGAAGA CAAAACCTCCCATCCAGGAAGAAAGAGTCATCAAAACACTGCGTGTGGAGAATCTGGAAACAGAGGAGATGAGGGTATTTCTTTTGcggcaaagaaaaacaaatcaaaagtcACAGGCAACAGACCCTTCCAAACTGACAGCGTGTGGAGACACAGTTCGTGGTTCTCAGAATTTATCAAGAG AACCGTCCAGAACAGGCTCTTCTTCTGTCACACTCGAACCCATAGAGAACAAAGATATTTTGACTGTAAGGAGCAGCATAAGAGACTATCGAAACAAAATGGAGGAGAAAGCCAGAG GTGATTCTGAAGTGGATTTTAAGAGCAGGGAAAGGTATCCATACAGGAAAGGTCACACAACACCCTCCCTCAAGACAAACAACATTCCTGCAGGAAAACAGCCCCTACGCCATACAAAGACAG CAGATGCATGGGGTATATTCAGGTGGCTTCAGTGGGCTGTGTTCCTGATAGCCTCACTTGCCTTGGGTTTAATGGGTTATCAACATTTTCCAACCTCATCAAGAATAACTGAACATCAAAACAGATTGTTGTACAGTGCAAATTTTGAAACCCACTTAGCTGAACTAAAGGCGCTATTCTCTAGTCAGCGACCGGAACTCTGGAAAAGGGCTGAGATCCATCTTAAGAACCACCTTAAACTGATTAATCCAACTGAACCAGTAAGTCTCATCCTAACTTCTGGTCATGATGCTGAGAAGACTCTGGGCTGTCTGGCACAACATTTAGCTGCAGCCTTTTCCAGCATCTTCAACTCCTCAGTCCTGAGTATTGACGCAACCAGCAAAAGTGCACAAGACAGCGACCAGGTTAAGATGGACATTGATAAAACACTGAAAGAGGCCTTTGAGGGCGGTACCCAGGCAGCAGTTATTCACCGTTTTGAAGAGCTTCCTCCTGGATCTACACTTATCTTCTACCGCTATTGTGATCATGAGAATTCTGCCTTTAAGAAAGTCTTTTTGGTTTTCACTGTCATGCTCCCTGTTGCTGAACTAGACTTCAAGCTCTGTCTGAGTGCAGTGGAAGAGCAAGTTCAGGAGTACTTAAAAGGGAGGTTTGTCTCCTCTGACAAAACTGTTGAGTTTAACCAGATGGATGTAGACAAGCTAAGTGGGCTCTGGAGCAGAATCTCTCATCTCATCCTACCTGTAGCTGCAGAGCAGAAGATCGAACAGAATGGCTGTTGA